From a region of the Zingiber officinale cultivar Zhangliang chromosome 10B, Zo_v1.1, whole genome shotgun sequence genome:
- the LOC122028690 gene encoding protein CLMP1-like, with the protein MGKSGRRKKNASQAPAPAAAGATTAAATPPSKPPQATPSNGVVEVDVSVLLKRAHELKEEGNRLFQEKDYGGALGQYEMALKLTPRGHPDRAIFHSNRAACLMQMRPVDHEAVAAECSLALQAQPGFQRALLRRARALEALRRYDLALQDVHALLAQDSSHPDALDLARRLRAAAPTSPSAVDPGSRPSPAALGASVVQVGIPVSGLGPCLPARPKKASTPTQSSPTASKPAVPSQNHHLPSSSSLPNGPQTKSQPLRLVPSTLPNGETPSQSSQIVSPRGSSQHSVKKKTLKAESIRWRPLKLVYDHDIRLAQMPATCTFKILRDIVTNRFPSSKSVLIKYKDADGDLITVTSTAELRLAESFVDEINKNEVKAGSGVDKDDKLQLLRLHIVEVNPEQEPQVPEDENLLEEEGMNIDQSVSDSVNGDSIEEAMSNEVIKTGLEAKEVAKDKVGVLHKGCDHPECKEVDIDDWLFEFAQLFRNQIGIDAEAHLDLHELGMELCSEALEETVTGEEAQCLFDLAASKFQEVAALAFFNWGNVHMCAARKRIPLDESAPEDVLATQLQTAYDWVSERYALAGKKYEEALKIKPDFFEGLLALGQQEFETAKLHWSFALAKKLDLSTWDSSETIRLFDGAEEKMKAATDMWEKVEQQRINELKDLGKSKEEELLKKRKKQRAADGHGELSAEETAEQAAAMRSQIHLFWGNMLFERSQVEFKLGFGNWKKNLDAATERFKLAGASEGDISTVLKKHASNETEAQCDEKKITISNSEASESNSKDEDKHMLEN; encoded by the coding sequence ATGGGGAAGTCCGGCCGCCGGAAGAAGAACGCATCCCAGGCTCCTGCGCCCGCCGCAGCGGGTGCCACTACCGCCGCTGCGACGCCGCCGTCGAAGCCTCCGCAGGCGACTCCGAGTAATGGTGTTGTGGAGGTGGACGTGTCCGTCCTCTTGAAGCGTGCCCACGAACTCAAGGAAGAGGGCAACCGGCTCTTCCAGGAGAAGGACTATGGAGGCGCGCTGGGGCAGTACGAGATGGCGCTCAAGCTCACCCCCCGCGGCCACCCGGACCGCGCTATCTTCCACAGCAACCGTGCCGCCTGCCTTATGCAGATGCGGCCCGTCGACCACGAGGCCGTCGCGGCGGAGTGTTCGCTGGCGCTGCAAGCTCAGCCGGGATTCCAGCGTGCGCTCCTCCGCCGCGCCAGAGCCCTCGAGGCCCTCCGCAGGTACGACCTCGCCCTCCAGGATGTCCACGCGCTGCTCGCGCAGGATTCCTCCCACCCCGACGCCCTCGATCTCGCTCGCCGCCTCCGTGCTGCTGCTCCGACTTCCCCTTCCGCCGTCGATCCCGGAAGCCGACCCTCTCCCGCAGCCCTAGGCGCCTCCGTTGTTCAGGTTGGTATTCCCGTTTCTGGTCTCGGCCCTTGCCTTCCTGCCCGCCCCAAAAAGGCATCCACGCCCACGCAGTCTTCACCCACTGCCAGTAAGCCAGCAGTTCCTTCTCAAAACCATCATCTCCCGAGCTCATCATCTCTTCCTAACGGCCCCCAGACGAAATCCCAGCCCCTTCGGCTGGTTCCCTCTACGCTTCCTAATGGTGAGACCCCTTCCCAATCATCACAAATTGTGTCACCTAGAGGCAGTTCACAGCATAGTGTCAAAAAGAAGACTTTAAAAGCAGAGTCTATCCGTTGGAGGCCATTGAAGCTCGTGTATGACCATGATATCAGACTTGCCCAAATGCCTGCAACTTGCACCTTCAAGATTCTAAGGGATATCGTGACTAACAGATTTCCTTCATCCAAATCTGTGCTGATAAAGTACAAGGATGCTGATGGAGATCTTATAACTGTGACCAGCACTGCAGAGTTAAGATTGGCAGAATCCTTTGTTGATGAGATCAATAAGAATGAAGTAAAGGCAGGTTCTGGAGTTGATAAGGACGATAAACTACAATTGTTGCGGTTGCACATTGTGGAGGTGAACCCTGAGCAAGAACCTCAGGTTCCTGAAGATGAGAACCTTCTGGAGGAGGAAGGAATGAACATTGACCAGAGTGTTTCAGATTCTGTGAATGGGGATTCCATTGAAGAAGCAATGAGCAATGAGGTCATAAAGACAGGTCTGGAAGCAAAAGAAGTTGCAAAAGATAAGGTTGGAGTGCTACACAAGGGATGTGATCATCCTGAGTGTAAGGAAGTTGATATCGATGATTGGTTGTTTGAATTTGCTCAACTGTTTAGGAATCAAATTGGGATTGATGCTGAAGCACATTTAGACTTGCATGAGCTTGGAATGGAGTTGTGCTCTGAGGCACTTGAGGAGACAGTGACAGGAGAGGAAGCTCAATGCCTGTTTGACTTAGCTGCATCTAAGTTTCAGGAAGTGGCAGCCCTAGCCTTCTTCAACTGGGGGAATGTGCACATGTGTGCTGCAAGGAAACGCATCCCTTTGGATGAGTCTGCACCCGAAGATGTTTTGGCTACACAGCTTCAAACTGCTTATGACTGGGTCAGTGAGCGATATGCTCTTGCTGGTAAGAAGTATGAAGAAGCTCTTAAAATCAAGCCTGATTTTTTTGAAGGTTTGCTTGCTTTGGGGCAGCAAGAGTTTGAAACAGCAAAGCTCCATTGGTCTTTTGCATTGGCTAAGAAGCTTGATCTATCAACTTGGGATTCTTCAGAAACAATCAGACTATTTGATGGCGCAGAGGAAAAGATGAAGGCTGCTACTGATATGTGGGAGAAGGTGGAACAGCAGAGAATAAATGAGCTTAAAGACCTTGGAAAAAGCAAGGAGGAGGAGTTgttgaagaagagaaaaaaacaaAGAGCTGCAGATGGTCACGGGGAGTTATCAGCTGAGGAGACTGCAGAGCAGGCAGCGGCAATGAGATCTCAAATACACCTGTTTTGGGGAAACATGCTCTTTGAGCGTTCCcaagttgagtttaagcttggtTTTGGCAACTGGAAAAAGAATCTTGATGCTGCTACCGAAAGATTCAAGCTAGCAGGGGCTTCTGAAGGGGACATATCCACAGTTCTTAAGAAACACGCATCCAATGAAACTGAAGCACAGTGCgatgagaagaaaattacaaTTTCAAACAGTGAAGCATCTGAATCAAATTCAAAGGATGAGGATAAACATATGCTGGAAAATTAA
- the LOC122028691 gene encoding uncharacterized protein At5g50100, chloroplastic-like: MASRAALARSAFRAPISSSPSVSFSPLRRTTISPFPSNRVFRFRVHSEAKLESTTQVKEDQSDGTSNAWKIKMLYDGDCPLCMREVNFLRERNKSYGAIKFVDISSKDYSPQENQGLDYKTVMGRIHAIQSDGMVVTDVEAFRRLYEEVGLGWVYAITKYKPMATIANAIYSVWAKYRLEITGRPPLEDIMELRRKNAGEICTDDKVCKM, from the exons ATGGCTTCTCGTGCCGCGCTTGCTCGCTCTGCTTTCCGGGCTCCGATTTCTTCATCTCCTTCCGTCTCCTTCTCCCCGTTGCGAAGAACCACGATCTCTCCTTTCCCTTCGAATCGAG TTTTCAGATTTCGGGTTCATTCCGAGGCCAAGTTGGAATCCACTACTCAAGTAAAGGAGGATCAGAGTGATGGAACATCAAACGCATGGAAGATCAAAATGCTTTACGATGGAGATTGTCCTCTTTGTATGCGCGAG GTAAACTTTCTAAGAGAAAGGAACAAGTCATATGGTGCTATCAAATTTGTTGACATAAGCTCCAAAGattactcccctcaggagaacCAGGGTCTCGATTACAAAACT GTGATGGGAAGAATCCATGCAATTCAATCTGATGGCATGGTGGTTACAGATGTTGAA GCATTTCGAAGATTGTATGAGGAGGTTGGCCTAGGATGGGTTTATGCCATTACAAAATATAAGCCA ATGGCTACTATAGCAAATGCAATCTACAGTGTTTGGGCAAAGTACCGTCTGGAAATTACAG GGCGTCCTCCATTGGAAGACATTATGGAATTGAGGAGGAAAAATGCA GGTGAAATATGCACTGATGATAAAGTATGCAAGATGTAG
- the LOC122029988 gene encoding probable plastid-lipid-associated protein 2, chloroplastic, producing the protein MAGTSASWNSLAVNAPPAVFSSPAGRGRRSSFALSSPRLLNSAKSTSGRRRQYLSSPAPFLPRAVADDDEWGKERSEDPEGSGVAVVEPPEATEPDETAELKKKLIDLLSGTDRGLKASSETRAEVVELITQLEAKNPTPAPTDALSLLNGKWILAYTSFSQLFPLLGSGRLQRLVKVDEISQTIDSESFTVVNSVKFAGPLATTSLTTNAKFEIRSPKRVQIKFEEGIVGTPQLTDDIVVPDKVEFLGQNIDLSPFKGVITSLQDAASSVVKTIAGRPPLKIPINNTNAQSWLLTTYLDEELRISRGDGGSVFVLLKEGSPLLN; encoded by the exons ATGGCAGGCACTTCCGCGTCTTGGAATTCCTTAGCCGTCAACGCGCCTCCGGCGGTGTTCTCCTCTCCCGCCGGCCGCGGTCGCCGCTCGTCCTTTGCGCTTTCCTCCCCCCGCCTCCTCAACTCCGCCAAATCGACGAGCGGGCGGAGGCGCCAGTACCTCTCCTCCCCGGCCCCCTTCCTCCCCCGGGCTGTCGCAGACGACGACGAGTGGGGGAAGGAGAGAAGCGAGGATCCGGAGGGATCGGGGGTAGCTGTGGTGGAACCCCCGGAGGCGACGGAGCCGGACGAGACGGCCGAACTCAAGAAGAAGCTGATCGATCTGCTCTCTGGCACCGACAGGGGATTGAAGGCGTCGAGCGAGACGAGGGCGGAGGTCGTGGAGCTCATCACCCAGCTCGAGGCCAAGAACCCCACGCCCGCCCCCACCGATGCCCTCTCCCTCCTCAACGGCAAGTGGATCCTCGC CTATACGTCGTTCTCGCAATTGTTTCCACTTTTGGGATCGGGGAGGCTGCAGCGGCTGGTGAAGGTGGATGAGATTTCTCAGACCATCGATTCGGAGAGCTTTACGGTGGTGAACTCGGTGAAGTTTGCAGGGCCTCTGGCCACCACTTCTCTCACCACTAATGCCAAATTTGAAATCCGGAGTCCCAAAAGAGTGCAG ATTAAGTTTGAGGAAGGCATAGTAGGAACCCCGCAGCTGACCGACGACATCGTTGTACCAGACAAGGTGGAGTTCCTAGGGCAAAACATTGATCTATCTCCGTTTAAGGGAGTCATAACTTCCCTCCAGGATGCGGCATCTTCAGTCGTAAAGACCATTGCCGGACGACCTCCACTTAAGATCCCGATCAACAACACCAATGCACAGTCCTGGCTGCTCACCACCTATCTCGACGAGGAGCTCAGAATCTCAAGAGGTGATGGGGGCAGCGTCTTCGTGCTTCTCAAGGAAGGTAGCCCTCTCCTGAACTGA
- the LOC122029282 gene encoding death-associated inhibitor of apoptosis 1-like — protein MEGGGRRKWNRLRRQIALMGCCASDWGFRATEGGRDLPIDPDQTEAAGEVDLATALAVERRRRHRAVMERERASGGREEGDQARAPTLMKLLEEEERGDGEGSSGSDRWCCCCVCMGRRNGAAFIPCGHTFCRACAREMRAARGACPLCNRPIADVLDIF, from the coding sequence ATGGAGGGTGGTGGCCGGCGTAAATGGAACCGCCTGCGGCGGCAGATCGCGCTCATGGGCTGCTGCGCCAGCGACTGGGGCTTCCGCGCCACCGAGGGCGGCCGCGATctcccgatcgatccagatcagACGGAAGCGGCCGGGGAAGTGGATCTGGCCACGGCGCTAGCGGTGGAGCGGCGACGGCGACACCGCGCGGTGATGGAGAGAGAACGGGCCTCGGGCGGGAGGGAGGAGGGGGATCAGGCGCGGGCGCCGACGCTGATGAAATTgttggaggaagaggagaggggcGATGGGGAAGGCTCCAGCGGCAGCGATAGGTGGTGCTGCTGCTGCGTGTGTATGGGACGGCGGAATGGAGCAGCGTTCATCCCCTGCGGCCACACCTTCTGCCGGGCGTGTGCTCGGGAGATGCGGGCGGCGAGAGGCGCCTGCCCTCTCTGCAACCGTCCGATCGCCGACGTCCTTGACATCTTCTGA